One genomic region from Neoarius graeffei isolate fNeoGra1 chromosome 4, fNeoGra1.pri, whole genome shotgun sequence encodes:
- the LOC132885105 gene encoding immunoglobulin-like and fibronectin type III domain-containing protein 1 isoform X2: protein MVVIKKRSRVPGVVITQYVKEIPPGKSTPDFIRKPMGVNIPEGKSATFKAVVTGEPKPTIEWSRSKGEISDPEKYNTRYDEKAGEYILQILNATADQADTYKCFATNSFGRAVCTATLKVNEDGFRKNMPGQNEPEDFRKMLKKTVVLKKVKEKPKKEGEVDPKFWEVLLSAQKKDYERICREFGITDYRWMLKRLNQMKKEREEKQEKYVEKVENMKPIEIKRNGKAEFELDMKLKNPNSKIYLYKNGEVVDYGDGTNHSFKYNLKKVGDKYTFSVNNVVPEDAGLYQVDVEDANMFSTELEIPDVEFDSILKDVTVVKGKDATFECVLSDPVSKITWYANDASIEPGDKYDITVSEDMLTHRLVVKNCRPVDNGTYTVIAGIKSSKAALNVKDDPNVLQKGQRDTDNADKWGKGQARKLQGTTLKTATGVVSDGCSLGDEMGVRSGQEGKQRGELGKHGLGKNELLGNGSGKDESGKDGLSGMGSEKDRSGKDRLSDVGSGKDGSGKDGSGKDGLLGDGSGKVGLLGDGSGKVGSGTDGLLGDGSGKVGLLGDGSGKVGSGTDGLLGDGSGKDGLLGDGSGKDGSGKDDFEVTGLQKISRSGDGTGEDMTDGDGTGETKHKKRLRVGQLVPDTKREPEVHFVSGLSETAANIGETAELSCTLSNKDCFGIWYKDGQKLESTNGITITKEGAIHKLIIKNSQEGNAGVYRFEAEGRKSEATLIIKDPPKIDADAVSKFSEAVVVRSGENAIFKLPFSGKVPIRVQWLKDEAELLEGSGVRIESSSSQSRLLLNKCQRKDTGEVKIKLKNEFSTNEATSKLIVLDKPTPPQGPIDVVESSLSAIEFKWRPPKDDGGCPVTNYTLERQQVGRNTWTKIGDISGQPAYRDTDIDHGRKYRYRISAKNSEGISDIMETDAIAAGTLAFPGQPASPKVVSTFKDCINLAWLMPTNTGGGGIIGYNLEKRKKGSNLWSQVNPPDEPIREKKYAVSDVIEGAEYEFRVVAINTCGPGEPSGPSDSVFARDPQMRPGKVKGLKVTGSSYNTLSLAWTKPNVVKGMEDEVKGYFVEIRPTDQMEWSRCNTNAIIQTSFTITGLKSLATYWVRVIATNEGGEGQPQGFDNYITAMPPPLKPKFTDRKMKNFMVVKAGNTVRFTVGFEASPLPDITWLKDNVPVAKHVTITNSEKASQLLIPTSDRSDSGIYTIIVKNMVGQETFSVEIRVTDEPKPPGAVQLEQNVEGTLTLTWTPSPDEKRDDRLHYMVMKRDSFKRTWWTVGDHLFNHRFTIVVIQGREYKFRVYAKNDMGLSEPSESPTWGVVKKKGKLIVNQPEPKKLNFQTAPKFTVPLKLHIAPKGYECHMSCAVGGNPTPRVTWYHNNVSLNTNTNYYISNTCGVCSLLILMVGPKDTGEYKVMAENALGQAESSTKLTVRE from the exons GTAAATCAGCCACTTTCAAAGCAGTGGTGACAGGAGAGCCAAAACCCACCATCGAATGGTCACGGAGCAAAGGAGAGATTTCTGATCCAGAGAAATACAATACAAGATATGATGAAAAGGCTGGAGAATACATATTACAG ATATTAAACGCAACAGCTGACCAAGCAGATACATACAAATGTTTTGCTACAAACTCATTTGGAAGAGCTGTTTGTACAGCAACACTTAAGGTTAACGAAG ATGGATTCAGGAAAAACATGCCAG gaCAAAATGAACCTGAAGACTTCAGAAAAATGCTGAAGAAAACTGT AGTTTTGAAAAAGGTTAAAGAAAAACCCAAGAAAGAGGGAGAGGTTGACCCAAAGTTTTGGGAGGTGTTATTGAGTGCTCAGAAGAAAGACTATGAGCGCATATGTCGAGAGTTTGGGATCACTGATTACCGATGGATGCTGAAAAGACTTAATCAGATGAAGAAGGAGAGAGAAGAAAAACAGGAAAAG TACGTTGAAAAGGTTGAAAATATGAAACCAATAGAGATCAAACGAAATGGAAAAGCTGAATTTGAACTGGACATGAAGCTTAAGAATCCCAATAGTAAAATTTATCTCTACAAG AATGGTGAAGTAGTTGACTATGGTGATGGCACCAATCATTCCTTCAAATACAATCTGAAGAAAGTTGGTGATAAATACACATTTAGTGTTAATAATGTTGTCCCAGAAGATGCAGGCCTATATCAAGTGGATGTTGAAGATGCAAACATGTTTTCTACTGAACTGGAGA TTCCTGATGTGGAATTTGATAGCATTCTGAAGGATGTCACTGTGGTCAAAGGAAAAGATGCTACATTTGAATGTGTATTATCTGATCCTGTGTCAAAAATTACCTGGTATGCCAATGATGCATCAATTGAGCCTGGGGATAAATATGACATAACAGTCTCAGAAGACATGCTTACTCACAGACTAGTAGTAAAGAACTGTAGACCAGTGGACAATGGTACCTACACAGTTATTGCTGGAATCAAATCATCCAAAGCAGCTCTGAATGTGAAAG ATGATCCAAATGTCCTCCAGAAAGGCCAGagagatacagataatgctgatAAGTGGGGTAAAGGGCAGGCCAGGAAGCTGCAAGGTACAACACTCAAAACAGCTACAGGGGTTGTTAGTGATGGATGTAGCCTGGGAGATGAGATGGGAGTTAGAAGTGGGCAGGAGGGGAAGCAAAGAGGTGAATTAGGGAAACATGGGTTGGGGAAAAATGAACTACTGGGCAATGGTTCAGGCAAAGATGAATCAGGAAAGGATGGCCTATCTGGAATGGGATCAGAAAAAGATAGATCTGGAAAAGACAGACTATCAGATGTTGGATCAGGAAAAGATGGATCAGGAAAAGATGGATCAGGAAAAGATGGGCTATTGGGTGATGGATCAGGAAAAGTTGGGCTATTGGGTGATGGATCAGGAAAAGTTGGATCAGGAACAGATGGGCTATTGGGTGATGGATCAGGAAAAGTTGGGCTATTGGGTGATGGATCAGGAAAAGTTGGATCAGGAACAGATGGGCTATTAGGTGATGGATCAGGAAAAGATGGGCTATTGGGTGATGGATCAGGAAAAGATGGATCAGGAAAAGATGATTTTGAAGTAACTGGACTACAAAAAATTAGTAGAAGTGGGGATGGAACAGGTGAAGACATGACAGATGGAGATGGAACTGGAGAAACTAAGCATAAAAAGCGCCTCAGAGTTGGTCAATTGGTCCCTGACACTAAAAGAG AACCAGAAGTCCACTTTGTTAGTGGATTGTCTGAAACTGCTGCCAATATTGGAGAGACTGCAGAATTATCTTGTACACTCAGCAATAAGGACTGTTTTGGAATTTGGTATAAAGATGGTCAAAAG TTGGAATCTACAAATGGGATTACTATTACCAAAGAGGGGGCCATTCACAAACTAATAATCAAGAATTCTCAGGAGGGTAATGCAGGGGTGTATAGATTTGAAGCAGAAGGACGTAAATCAGAGGCCACATTAATTATTAAAG ATCCACCAAAAATTGATGCAGATGCTGTGAGTAAGTTCTCAGAAGCTGTCGTCGTAAGATCTGGTGAAAATGCAATTTTCAAGCTTCCATTCTCAGGAAAggtaccaatcagagtgcagtggTTAAAAGATGAAGCAGAGCTTCTAGAAGGCTCTGGTGTCAGGATTGAGAGTTCTTCGAGTCAGAGTCGGCTTCTTCTCAATAAATGTCAGCGTAAggacactggagaagtcaaaatcAAACTTAAGAATGAATTTTCCACCAATGAGGCTACATCTAAACTCATTGTTCTTG ACAAACCAACTCCACCCCAAGGGCCTATAGATGTGGTAGAAAGTTCATTGTCTGCTATCGAATTTAAATGGAGGCCTCCAAAAGATGATGGTGGCTGTCCTGTGACCAATTACACCCTGGAGCGCCAACAAGTGGGACGTAACACCTGGACTAAAATTGGAGACATCTCTGGACAACCTGCCTACAGAGACACAGATATTGACCATGGCAGAAAATACCGCTACAGGATAAGTGCCAAGAATTCAGAAGGCATTAGTGACATCATGGAAACCGATGCTATTGCAGCCGGCACACTGG ctttccCTGGTCAGCCTGCTTCTCCAAAAGTGGTCAGCACTTTCAAGGACTGCATCAATTTAGCATGGCTCATGCCAACAAACACTGGTGGAGGAggtattataggctacaatctggagaaacgcaaaaagggcagtaacctCTGGAGTCAAGTGAACCCTCCAGATGAGCCAATTAGAG aGAAAAAGTATGCAGTGAGTGATgtgattgaaggagctgagtatgAATTCAGAGTCGTTGCGATTAACACATGTGGTCCTGGAGAACCAAGTGGCCCCTCTGACTCTGTATTTGCAAGAGACCCCCAGA TGCGACCTGGGAAGGTTAAAGGTCTCAAGGTAACTGGCTCTAGTTACAACACTTTGTCCCTGGCTTGGACTAAACCAAATGTGGTGAAAGGAATGGAAGATGAAGTAAAAGGGTACTTTGTGGAAATCAGACCTACAGACCAAATGGAGTGGAGCCGCTGCAATACAAATGCCATCATCCAGACCTCTTTCACTATAACAGGTCTGAAGTCCTTGGCCACATACTGGGTAAGAGTGATTGCAACCAATGAAGGAGGAGAGGGACAACCACAAGGATTTGACAATTACATCACTGCTATGCCACCACCTT TGAAACCAAAATTCACTGATCGCAAGATGAAAAATTTCATGGTTGTGAAAGCTGGAAACACAGTCCGGTTCACCGTAGGCTTTGAG GCTTCCCCTTTACCAGACATCACTTGGCTGAAGGATAATGTGCCTGTGGCTAAACATGTGACAATTACTAATTCTGAGAAAGCTTCCCAGCTACTCATTCCAACATCTGATCGATCGGACAGTGGCATCTACACTATCATTGTCAAAAATATGGTTGGCCAGGAAACCTTCAGTGTAGAAATTAGAGTCACTG aTGAGCCCAAGCCTCCAGGTGCAGTGCAACTTGAGCAGAATGTTGAAGGAACATTAACTCTCACCTGGACTCCGTCTCCTGATGAGAAAAGAGATGACCGGCTCCACTATATGGTGATGAAACGAGACTCTTTTAAACGGACCTGGTGGACAGTAGGAGATCACCTCTTCAACCACAGATTTACCATTGTTGTTATACAGGGGAGAGAGTATAAATTCCGTGTATATGCTAAAAATGATATGGGGCTGTCTGAACCATCAGAGTCTCCAACATGGGGAGTTGTTAAAAAGAAAG GTAAACTGATAGTAAACCAACCAGAACCAAAGAAATTGAACTTTCAAACAGCACCCAAATTCACAGTGCCTCTGAAACTACATATAGCTCCAAAGGGCTATGAGTGTCATATGAGTTGTGCTGTAGGTGGCAATCCCACCCCTCGTGTTACCTGGTATCACAATAATGTTAGCCTCAACACAAATACCAATTACTACATCTCCAACACATGTGGAGTCTGCTCTTTGCTCATCCTGATGGTGGGCCCCAAAGACACAGGAGAGTACAAAGTTATGGCAGAGAACGCTCTGGGCCAGGCTGAGAGTTCTACCAAGCTCACAGTCAGAG AATGA
- the LOC132885105 gene encoding immunoglobulin-like and fibronectin type III domain-containing protein 1 isoform X1, which produces MSAGVVIKKRSRVPGVVITQYVKEIPPGKSTPDFIRKPMGVNIPEGKSATFKAVVTGEPKPTIEWSRSKGEISDPEKYNTRYDEKAGEYILQILNATADQADTYKCFATNSFGRAVCTATLKVNEDGFRKNMPGQNEPEDFRKMLKKTVVLKKVKEKPKKEGEVDPKFWEVLLSAQKKDYERICREFGITDYRWMLKRLNQMKKEREEKQEKYVEKVENMKPIEIKRNGKAEFELDMKLKNPNSKIYLYKNGEVVDYGDGTNHSFKYNLKKVGDKYTFSVNNVVPEDAGLYQVDVEDANMFSTELEIPDVEFDSILKDVTVVKGKDATFECVLSDPVSKITWYANDASIEPGDKYDITVSEDMLTHRLVVKNCRPVDNGTYTVIAGIKSSKAALNVKDDPNVLQKGQRDTDNADKWGKGQARKLQGTTLKTATGVVSDGCSLGDEMGVRSGQEGKQRGELGKHGLGKNELLGNGSGKDESGKDGLSGMGSEKDRSGKDRLSDVGSGKDGSGKDGSGKDGLLGDGSGKVGLLGDGSGKVGSGTDGLLGDGSGKVGLLGDGSGKVGSGTDGLLGDGSGKDGLLGDGSGKDGSGKDDFEVTGLQKISRSGDGTGEDMTDGDGTGETKHKKRLRVGQLVPDTKREPEVHFVSGLSETAANIGETAELSCTLSNKDCFGIWYKDGQKLESTNGITITKEGAIHKLIIKNSQEGNAGVYRFEAEGRKSEATLIIKDPPKIDADAVSKFSEAVVVRSGENAIFKLPFSGKVPIRVQWLKDEAELLEGSGVRIESSSSQSRLLLNKCQRKDTGEVKIKLKNEFSTNEATSKLIVLDKPTPPQGPIDVVESSLSAIEFKWRPPKDDGGCPVTNYTLERQQVGRNTWTKIGDISGQPAYRDTDIDHGRKYRYRISAKNSEGISDIMETDAIAAGTLAFPGQPASPKVVSTFKDCINLAWLMPTNTGGGGIIGYNLEKRKKGSNLWSQVNPPDEPIREKKYAVSDVIEGAEYEFRVVAINTCGPGEPSGPSDSVFARDPQMRPGKVKGLKVTGSSYNTLSLAWTKPNVVKGMEDEVKGYFVEIRPTDQMEWSRCNTNAIIQTSFTITGLKSLATYWVRVIATNEGGEGQPQGFDNYITAMPPPLKPKFTDRKMKNFMVVKAGNTVRFTVGFEASPLPDITWLKDNVPVAKHVTITNSEKASQLLIPTSDRSDSGIYTIIVKNMVGQETFSVEIRVTDEPKPPGAVQLEQNVEGTLTLTWTPSPDEKRDDRLHYMVMKRDSFKRTWWTVGDHLFNHRFTIVVIQGREYKFRVYAKNDMGLSEPSESPTWGVVKKKGKLIVNQPEPKKLNFQTAPKFTVPLKLHIAPKGYECHMSCAVGGNPTPRVTWYHNNVSLNTNTNYYISNTCGVCSLLILMVGPKDTGEYKVMAENALGQAESSTKLTVRE; this is translated from the exons GTAAATCAGCCACTTTCAAAGCAGTGGTGACAGGAGAGCCAAAACCCACCATCGAATGGTCACGGAGCAAAGGAGAGATTTCTGATCCAGAGAAATACAATACAAGATATGATGAAAAGGCTGGAGAATACATATTACAG ATATTAAACGCAACAGCTGACCAAGCAGATACATACAAATGTTTTGCTACAAACTCATTTGGAAGAGCTGTTTGTACAGCAACACTTAAGGTTAACGAAG ATGGATTCAGGAAAAACATGCCAG gaCAAAATGAACCTGAAGACTTCAGAAAAATGCTGAAGAAAACTGT AGTTTTGAAAAAGGTTAAAGAAAAACCCAAGAAAGAGGGAGAGGTTGACCCAAAGTTTTGGGAGGTGTTATTGAGTGCTCAGAAGAAAGACTATGAGCGCATATGTCGAGAGTTTGGGATCACTGATTACCGATGGATGCTGAAAAGACTTAATCAGATGAAGAAGGAGAGAGAAGAAAAACAGGAAAAG TACGTTGAAAAGGTTGAAAATATGAAACCAATAGAGATCAAACGAAATGGAAAAGCTGAATTTGAACTGGACATGAAGCTTAAGAATCCCAATAGTAAAATTTATCTCTACAAG AATGGTGAAGTAGTTGACTATGGTGATGGCACCAATCATTCCTTCAAATACAATCTGAAGAAAGTTGGTGATAAATACACATTTAGTGTTAATAATGTTGTCCCAGAAGATGCAGGCCTATATCAAGTGGATGTTGAAGATGCAAACATGTTTTCTACTGAACTGGAGA TTCCTGATGTGGAATTTGATAGCATTCTGAAGGATGTCACTGTGGTCAAAGGAAAAGATGCTACATTTGAATGTGTATTATCTGATCCTGTGTCAAAAATTACCTGGTATGCCAATGATGCATCAATTGAGCCTGGGGATAAATATGACATAACAGTCTCAGAAGACATGCTTACTCACAGACTAGTAGTAAAGAACTGTAGACCAGTGGACAATGGTACCTACACAGTTATTGCTGGAATCAAATCATCCAAAGCAGCTCTGAATGTGAAAG ATGATCCAAATGTCCTCCAGAAAGGCCAGagagatacagataatgctgatAAGTGGGGTAAAGGGCAGGCCAGGAAGCTGCAAGGTACAACACTCAAAACAGCTACAGGGGTTGTTAGTGATGGATGTAGCCTGGGAGATGAGATGGGAGTTAGAAGTGGGCAGGAGGGGAAGCAAAGAGGTGAATTAGGGAAACATGGGTTGGGGAAAAATGAACTACTGGGCAATGGTTCAGGCAAAGATGAATCAGGAAAGGATGGCCTATCTGGAATGGGATCAGAAAAAGATAGATCTGGAAAAGACAGACTATCAGATGTTGGATCAGGAAAAGATGGATCAGGAAAAGATGGATCAGGAAAAGATGGGCTATTGGGTGATGGATCAGGAAAAGTTGGGCTATTGGGTGATGGATCAGGAAAAGTTGGATCAGGAACAGATGGGCTATTGGGTGATGGATCAGGAAAAGTTGGGCTATTGGGTGATGGATCAGGAAAAGTTGGATCAGGAACAGATGGGCTATTAGGTGATGGATCAGGAAAAGATGGGCTATTGGGTGATGGATCAGGAAAAGATGGATCAGGAAAAGATGATTTTGAAGTAACTGGACTACAAAAAATTAGTAGAAGTGGGGATGGAACAGGTGAAGACATGACAGATGGAGATGGAACTGGAGAAACTAAGCATAAAAAGCGCCTCAGAGTTGGTCAATTGGTCCCTGACACTAAAAGAG AACCAGAAGTCCACTTTGTTAGTGGATTGTCTGAAACTGCTGCCAATATTGGAGAGACTGCAGAATTATCTTGTACACTCAGCAATAAGGACTGTTTTGGAATTTGGTATAAAGATGGTCAAAAG TTGGAATCTACAAATGGGATTACTATTACCAAAGAGGGGGCCATTCACAAACTAATAATCAAGAATTCTCAGGAGGGTAATGCAGGGGTGTATAGATTTGAAGCAGAAGGACGTAAATCAGAGGCCACATTAATTATTAAAG ATCCACCAAAAATTGATGCAGATGCTGTGAGTAAGTTCTCAGAAGCTGTCGTCGTAAGATCTGGTGAAAATGCAATTTTCAAGCTTCCATTCTCAGGAAAggtaccaatcagagtgcagtggTTAAAAGATGAAGCAGAGCTTCTAGAAGGCTCTGGTGTCAGGATTGAGAGTTCTTCGAGTCAGAGTCGGCTTCTTCTCAATAAATGTCAGCGTAAggacactggagaagtcaaaatcAAACTTAAGAATGAATTTTCCACCAATGAGGCTACATCTAAACTCATTGTTCTTG ACAAACCAACTCCACCCCAAGGGCCTATAGATGTGGTAGAAAGTTCATTGTCTGCTATCGAATTTAAATGGAGGCCTCCAAAAGATGATGGTGGCTGTCCTGTGACCAATTACACCCTGGAGCGCCAACAAGTGGGACGTAACACCTGGACTAAAATTGGAGACATCTCTGGACAACCTGCCTACAGAGACACAGATATTGACCATGGCAGAAAATACCGCTACAGGATAAGTGCCAAGAATTCAGAAGGCATTAGTGACATCATGGAAACCGATGCTATTGCAGCCGGCACACTGG ctttccCTGGTCAGCCTGCTTCTCCAAAAGTGGTCAGCACTTTCAAGGACTGCATCAATTTAGCATGGCTCATGCCAACAAACACTGGTGGAGGAggtattataggctacaatctggagaaacgcaaaaagggcagtaacctCTGGAGTCAAGTGAACCCTCCAGATGAGCCAATTAGAG aGAAAAAGTATGCAGTGAGTGATgtgattgaaggagctgagtatgAATTCAGAGTCGTTGCGATTAACACATGTGGTCCTGGAGAACCAAGTGGCCCCTCTGACTCTGTATTTGCAAGAGACCCCCAGA TGCGACCTGGGAAGGTTAAAGGTCTCAAGGTAACTGGCTCTAGTTACAACACTTTGTCCCTGGCTTGGACTAAACCAAATGTGGTGAAAGGAATGGAAGATGAAGTAAAAGGGTACTTTGTGGAAATCAGACCTACAGACCAAATGGAGTGGAGCCGCTGCAATACAAATGCCATCATCCAGACCTCTTTCACTATAACAGGTCTGAAGTCCTTGGCCACATACTGGGTAAGAGTGATTGCAACCAATGAAGGAGGAGAGGGACAACCACAAGGATTTGACAATTACATCACTGCTATGCCACCACCTT TGAAACCAAAATTCACTGATCGCAAGATGAAAAATTTCATGGTTGTGAAAGCTGGAAACACAGTCCGGTTCACCGTAGGCTTTGAG GCTTCCCCTTTACCAGACATCACTTGGCTGAAGGATAATGTGCCTGTGGCTAAACATGTGACAATTACTAATTCTGAGAAAGCTTCCCAGCTACTCATTCCAACATCTGATCGATCGGACAGTGGCATCTACACTATCATTGTCAAAAATATGGTTGGCCAGGAAACCTTCAGTGTAGAAATTAGAGTCACTG aTGAGCCCAAGCCTCCAGGTGCAGTGCAACTTGAGCAGAATGTTGAAGGAACATTAACTCTCACCTGGACTCCGTCTCCTGATGAGAAAAGAGATGACCGGCTCCACTATATGGTGATGAAACGAGACTCTTTTAAACGGACCTGGTGGACAGTAGGAGATCACCTCTTCAACCACAGATTTACCATTGTTGTTATACAGGGGAGAGAGTATAAATTCCGTGTATATGCTAAAAATGATATGGGGCTGTCTGAACCATCAGAGTCTCCAACATGGGGAGTTGTTAAAAAGAAAG GTAAACTGATAGTAAACCAACCAGAACCAAAGAAATTGAACTTTCAAACAGCACCCAAATTCACAGTGCCTCTGAAACTACATATAGCTCCAAAGGGCTATGAGTGTCATATGAGTTGTGCTGTAGGTGGCAATCCCACCCCTCGTGTTACCTGGTATCACAATAATGTTAGCCTCAACACAAATACCAATTACTACATCTCCAACACATGTGGAGTCTGCTCTTTGCTCATCCTGATGGTGGGCCCCAAAGACACAGGAGAGTACAAAGTTATGGCAGAGAACGCTCTGGGCCAGGCTGAGAGTTCTACCAAGCTCACAGTCAGAG AATGA